GGCCGGGCATGGCCTCGGCGGGGACGCCGGCCCTCGCGGCCGCGTCCAGCAGGCCGCGACGGACCTCGTCGCGGCTTTGGGCGGCGAGGACGGCGTCGGCGATCTCCAGGCGCGCCTGGTCCGTGAGGCCCTCGATACTCTCGAGGGAGCGCACGACCTGCGCCTTCATGCCCTCGAAGCGAGTGGCCTTGTAGGTGACGTCAGCCTGGTGGCGGAAGGTGGGCCCGGGGAGGTCCAGGGCGACGGCGACATGCGTCGGCTTGAGGTCGTCGATGACGGCGAGGAGGGTGTTGGTGAAGCCGAAGACGGCGCTGGTCTGTTCGCCCGTGCGGCGCACGGCGAGGGGGTTCTCGCGCAGGGCATAGTAGGCGCGGTGAATGATGCCGTGGCCGTCGAAGATGGCGAGGCGGCGCGGGCGGTCCGGGGGGAGGTTCACGGGGGGATTATACCCCTGAGGCCCGCGGCAATCCGAATGTATGGTCTAAACGCGGACCGGGCGCGGCGTACCATGCGCCGGCGAACCATCGTTGTCCTTTGCCGGCGAAGCGGACCATCCGGCTTGCTCCGGCGCGGGGATGCAGTGCGTCTCCGGGATGGGCGATAAGGGCGGGCGCTGTATACTCCACAGCGCAAGTTTTTCTTCCCACCCCGCCCCTAGAGAGGACCGTTCGTGGAGTACAGGAATCTCGGCAACTCAGGCTTGCAGGTGTCCGTCATCGGCCTGGGGTGCAACAACTTCGGCATGCGGCTTGACGCGGACGCCACGCGGGCCGTGGTCGAGAAATGCATCGACATGGGAATCACGTTCTTCGACACCGCGGACGTCTACGGCGGCCGCGGGAAGTCGGAAGAGTTCCTCGCGCCGGTCCTGAAGCCACACCGGCGCAACATCGTGATCGCGACGAAGTCCGCCAGCCCCATGGGCGAGGGGCCGTACTGGCGTGGCGCCTCCCGCAAGTACCTCATGCACGCCGTCGATGACTGCTTGCGGCGCCTCGATACCGACTACATCGACCTCTATCAGATCCACTTCCCCGACACCTCGACGCCAACCGAGGAGACGATGCGCGCCCTGGACGACATGGTGCGCTCCGGGAAGGTGCGTTACATCGGCTGCAGCAACTACGCCGCCTGGCAGGTGGTGGAGTCGCAGTGGGTCGCGAAGACGCACAACCTCACGCCGTTCATCACGGCGCAGAACCAGTACAACCTCCTGGAGCGCAGCATAGAACGAGAACTGGTGCCGGCATGCAAGAAGTACGGGCTGAGCGTGCTGCCCTACTTCCCGCTGGCCAGCGGCTTCCTCACGGGCAAGTACCGGCCGGGCGAGCCGCCGCCGGAGGGCACGCGCCTGGCCGGCATGGGCCCGATGGCTTCGCGCATCCTCAACGAGCGCAACTACGACACCCTGATGAAGCTCGAGGCAGTCGCCCAACGCACCGGGCACACGATGCTCGAGCTGGCCATCGGCTGGCTGGCATCGCAGCCGTTCATCGGCAGCGTCATTGCCGGCGCGACGAAGCCGGAGCAGGTGGAACAAAACGTGAGGGCGGCCGAGTACCGCCTGACGCCGGAGGAGATGAAGGAGATCGACGAGATCCTCGGCGTAGGGCAGCCGCAGGGGCGGGGCCGGTAGGCGCGCCACAGCAGAGAGTAGACGGCCGGGAACGACGAGCAGAGGACCGGGCCGCGGCCATGGCTGCCCGCCTGCAGATCCCTGCTCATTTGTTGGGCTTTTCTCGCTCACCCCCAGCTTGAGGGGCGATAGGAGCGCGAGGTGGCTTCCGCCGCCGTCTCGACGTAGCCGGCGGCACGAAGGGCGGCCGCGACCTCCTCGATGTGGGCCTGGTCGCGAGTCTCGAGGAGGAGCCGCACGGCGACGCCGCGGACGGGCAGGTGCATGCCCTGGCGGATGTGGTTGACCTCGAGCACATTCGCGGAGCAATCGGCGATGAGACGCAGGAGGGAGGCCAGCGTACCCGGCCGGTCGTCGAGGCCGACCGTAAGCGTCAGGTAGCGCCCGGCGTGCAACAGGCCGTGCTGGACTATGGTAGCGAGCACGTTGATGTCGATGTTGCCGCCGGAAACGACGACAGCCGTCGTCCTGCCCTCCGTCCTGACGGCGCCTGCGATCAGCGCCGCGACGCCAAGCGCGCCCGCCCCCTCCGCCACGAGCTTGCCGCGTTCCAAGAGCATGACGATGCCCTGGGCAATCGCCTCCTCGTCGACCACCACTATGTCGTCGACGTAACGCTCCATCAGGGGAAGCGTTAGCGCTCCCGGCGACGGCACCGCGACGCCGTCGGCGAGGGTGGGCCTGGGGTCGACGTGAGCACGGCGGTGCTCGGCCAGCGAGCGCGCGGCCGCGGGCGCGGCGGCGGCCTGCACGCCCACGACCTTCGCCGAGGGAAGGAGCGCCTTGACCGCGGTCGCGACGCCCGCAATGAGTCCGCCACCGCCGACCGGGACCAGTACCAGCTGCGCCGCGCGGCACTGTTCGGCGAGCTCCAGTCCCACGGTCCCCTGGCCGGCAATGATCGCATCGTCGTCGAAAGGGGGGACCATGACCCGGCGCTCTTCGGCGGCGATGGCAAAGGCCGCGTCCTGGGCTTCGGCAAAGCTTTCGCCTTGCAGCAGCACCGTGGCGCCGTAGCCTCGCGTGGCCTGGAGCTTGGCCAGGGCCGCGTTCTTCGGCATCACCACCTTCGCGCTGACGCCGGCAGCGCGGGCGGCAATGGCGACTCCCTGGGCGTGGTTGCCAGCGCTGGCGGTGACGACACCGCTGGCCCGCTGCTCCGGCGTCAGCATGGCGATCCGGTTCGCGGCGCCCCTTACCTTGAAGGAACCGGTGTGCTGCAAACACTCCGCCTTGAGGTAAACGGGGGCGCCAAAGGTCTCGCTGAGGCTGAGGGAGTGCAGGCAGGGCGTCTCGACCGCGACGCCGTACACGACGCCGGCGGCGGCGCGAATGTCGTCAATTGTGACCACGGCTCAGGCCTCGCTGCCGCGAAGGTGACAGCAGTCGTTCAGGGTGAGAAGGGTCGCTCGCGCGCGGCCCGGCGGCGGGTCGCCGCCATCATGGACGTGGATGATGGTAAGAGAGCAGTTGTCGATGGCGAAGGGCATCGGACGGCGATAGGGCAGGCCGAGCACGAGCTGGCTGAAGAGGGCGATGGGGCCGCCGTGCGAGACGACGGCCACCGTCTCTTCCGGGTGCCGCTCTGCCACCTCCCACATGGCGGCGGTGACGCGAGTAAAGAAGGCCTCGCGTCCTTCCTCCCCGGGGTAGATGCGCTCGGCGGGGCGGCCATCCGGCCCGACGGCCGGCCCGCCGAAGCGCTGCCGCAACTCCTGGTAGGTGGCGCCGGCCAGCGAGCCGAAGTCGTATTCGCGCACGCCCGGCAGTTCGACGGGCGGGCAGCCCAGTTGCCCGGCGATGGCCCGCGCCGTGTTTGCGGCGCGCAGGAGGGGACTGGTGTAGACCGCCGTTACTCCCATCCCCTGCAACCGCGCGGCAGTCTTCAACGCCTGGACGCGGCCTTTCGGGGTAAGGTCGTAGTCGGTATGGCCCTGGAGGCGGCCTTCGAAGTTGCCGACGCTCTCGCCGTGACGGACGAGCACCAGCCTCATCGCGGCTAGAGGGCGGTCCGGGAGGGGCCTGGCGCCGCGGGGCCGCGACCGCCCGCTGGCACTGCCACTTCGAGGAAGTTCTTCAGCATCCTCGCCGTGGCGCCCCAGACGAGGTGCTCGCGCCAGCGGAAGGACTCCATCTCCGATACACGTCCGTCAGGGAATGTGCGCAGCTCGCGGACGAGGTTCACGGGGTCCAGCAGGTGCGGCAGCGGTACTTCGAGGACCTCCGCGACCTCGTGCTCCTGCGGGCGCCAGCGGTAGGGCGCCGCTTGCGGGTCGATCACGCCCACGTACGGCGTTACATGGAACTGACTCACGGTGATGAAATCGTCCAGGCGGCCGATGACCTCGACGTGCTTCGGGTGGAGCCCGATCTCTTCGTAGCTCTCGCGCAGGGCGGTCGCCATGAGGTCCGCGTCTTCGGGGTCGTGGGCCCCGCCCGGGAAGCTGATCTCTCCCTTGTGATGCTCCACCCGGTCGGTGCGCTTGGTGAGGACGATGTGGAGGTCGTCGCCGAGCTGGTAGACCGGGATGAGGACGGCGGCGCGCGGCCTCTCTTCGACGGGCAGGGCGGCGTGGACGTAGGCGGACAGCCGGGCGCGTATGTCGGCGATCACGGCAGTATTATGCCGCGACCAGCGGGGCAGCGTCATAGACGAAACCTGGCCTCGCTTTACAGAAGGCGAAGCCGCTGTCTATTCTCGAAGGCCATGGCCGACGCAAAGCAGTTCCGCGCGCCCCGGGGCGTGGCGGACATCCTGCCTGAGGAGCAGCCGTACTGGCGGTGGGTCCGGGACACGGCCGCGCGCATCGCCGAGTCCTACGGCTACCAGCGCATCGACACGCCGATCTTCGAGTTCGCGGGCGTCTGGGAGCGGCGCGAGGCAGCGGGTACCGACATCGTCGACAAGGAGATCTACCGTTTTCGGGACCGCGGCGGCGACGAGCTTGCGCTGCGGCCGGACGTTACGGCGGGAGTATGCCGGGCCTATATCCAGCACGGCATGGCCTCGCGGCCGCAGCCCGTGCGCCTCTACTACATCGGGCCGGTGTTCCGCTACGACCGCCCCCAGGCCGGCCGGTACCGTGTCCACCACCAGTTCGGCGCCGAGGCGATCGGAGATGAGAGCGCCGCGCTGGACGCGGAGGTCATCGACCTGCTGCGGACGCTGTACGACACCCTGGGCCTTTCGGACTATCTCCTGCACCTCAACAGCATCGGCGACGGGCGCTGCCGGCCGGCGTACATCGAGCGCCTGCGCGCCTACTATCGCGACAAACTCGACCGCCTCTGCGGGGATTGCCGCCGGCGCTTCGAGGTCAACCCCCTGCGCCTGCTGGACTGCAAGAATGAGCCCTGCCAGCCCTTCAAGCCGGGCGCACCCAAGATCGCCGATTACCTCTGCGAAGCGTGCGCCGCGCACTTCGGGGCGCTCCAGAGCTACCTCGAGGCCCTCGGCATCGATTTCGACATCGACCACACGCTGGTGCGCGGGCTCGACTACTACACGCGCACGGCCTTCGAATTCATACCGCGCGGCGACGAGTCGCAGCAGGGGACGCTCGGCGGCGGCGGACGCTACGACGGGCTGATCGAGCAGCTTGGCGGCCGGCCGACGCCGGGAGTCGGGTTCGGCACGGGCATCGAGCGGATCATCCTGAACCTCAAGCGCAAGGAGGTCGGCCCGCCGCCGCCGGCGCCTCCTGACGCCTTCATCGCCGTGGCCGCCGCCGAGGCCCAGGCAGCAGCCCTGCGCCTGGCGCGGGACCTGCGGGCCAGGGGTGCGACCGTAGTCCTCGGGGCAGCGGAGCGCAGCCTCAAGGCGCAGATGCGGCAGGCGGACGCCATGGGCGCCCGGCGGGCGCTGATCCTGGGCCGGGAGGAGCTGGAAGGCGGGGCCGTGACGGTGCGGGACCTCGAGGCGGCGACGCAGGAGCGCGTCGCGTTGGGGGAGCTGCCGCGCCTGTTCGCGCGCTAAAGCCGCACAGAAGCCGGCACTCCCCGCGAGGCGAATCGTTGCAAAGTCATAACAATGAGCGCTGACTCGTTGACAAGAAACGTTTCCCCGCAATAGAGTCCCACAATTCTCAACCCCGGCGGCCCGGACTAGTGTTGCCAAAGATTGTCACGTGAGGCCAGTTATGTCCGGCCGGCTATGGTTTGGCACGCTCGCCGCATCCGCGGCACTCATCGTCGGCGCGCAGCCCACGACTGACATGGGGCTGGACTTGCCCCGACGCCACAGGGCAGAAGCGATTGAGTCCGAGGCCATCAGCCTGGCGCCGGCCAATGCGACGTTCAACTCGCCCGTCCCGGACTCCATCTTGAACTCGCTCGAGGTTCGCGCCGGACGCATCGCACCGGAGGGCTGGCAGCTCGCCCGGGGTGTTGTCCGTCTGGAAAATGGAGGCCCCACTGACCACTATGCCTCTCTGGGAGAAGACGAAACGGAACTGGTTTCTTCGCCCTTCACGATCCGGCCCGAGACGACAAAGATAGGGTTCCAGTACAAGTTCTTCGAGCGCGGCGAGCAGCGCAACGCCCTTCGAGTGTTCGTGCTGTCTGGTCCGAATTACGAACACCGAACCGAAGTTGCACGGCTCTCCTGCGCCTGCGAGAGGGAGTGGCAGAAACAGTTCATTCTTGTGGAGAGGTGGGCAGGTCAAAACATACGCCTGAAGTTTGTGCGGGACAAAGGCTCTAATGGGGCCATTGGTATCGATGATGTGGCGATGGACCAACTGGAAGCGCGATTAGGGAGAGGTGGCCGCAAGTCAGCTAAGGCGGCCGACCCCGTAGACACTACGAACGGGAACTTCGCCATCCACAGCACAGACCTTGTGCTGCCGGCCGTAGGGGCCGACCTCAGTTTCACGCGGTTTTACAACTCGAATTCGACATTCAACGGCACCTTGGGATACGGCTGGACAAACACCTACAGCTTCGGGTTAACACCTGAATCTGATGGCTCCGTGACCGTACGCTACCCGGATGGGCAGACAGCGAACTTCACTCGCGGAGGGCCAGCCCCCACAGCTGACGGTGTCACCGTGACTTCCGGAAGCGGGGACCTGTCGTGGAGTCACACCACGCCGGATCAGAATAACGGGGGCCCCCTTTACAACCGCATCCTGCTAGTTGGCACTTGGTATAAGCACCAGGAGGTAGAGCACGAGTATGGGTATGATATCGTTGGCGCCCCAGAATTCGTGACTTATGGGGGTAACGCGCTCCAGCTCCTCGCAAGGAATCAATGCGTTACTGGATGGCATGCGACCTGCGGCATGTCGATGGATGTCTGGTACTTGCTGAACCCACCGGGGGGGACGGCCACGATCTCGGTTGACTACCCGTACCTTGCAGGCTCGCCGGCCAGGCTCGCGACGGCCATTTCTATCAGTGGTGCAGCCCAGTCTTCGCCGTCGGCGGTAAGCAACTTGGACGGTTACACGACTTTCCCCGGGACCAACGCTTTGGCAGTTGACTTCGCTGGCATCATCAGCGAGCTGTTTGCCCCGTTAACGCCCGGATCCTCTCAGACGCAGCTCTCTAACTTCGCTTATGACTCCAAGCGTATGGGAAGCTCTAAGGCCGTTACGCCTCTGGTTATGGGATGGAGCAGCGGCCAGTCGACGATGCCCTACATAGCTGTCCGCATGGAAGCACCGCTCCCCATTCCCTTCCAAGCGCCGCCAGGCACATTTGATTCGCTGGTGGCCAATGTAGATGGCACCTACACGCTTACGACTCCCGGCCAGGTCAGCTACAGCTTCGACGCCTCCGGGAGACTCACAAGCATCAAGGACCGCAACAACAACACGACTATCGTCGCTTACAGCAGCGGACGAGTGAGCACGGTAACCGGGCCTGGCGGCAAGACGCTTACATTCTCCTATACGTCTGGCCGCGTTACCACGATAACGGACTCCGCCGGGCGGACGGTGCAATTTGCCTACAACGGCAGCGGCGATCTGGTTCAGGCCACTGATGTTGGCGGCGGCGTGACGACGTACTCCTACAGCAACCACCGCATGACATCGTCGGTCGATCCCGGCGGAAAGACCACCTTCCAGAACACCTTCGATAGTTCCAACCGAGTGACCAAGCAGGTAGACGCGGCAGGCGGTGTTACCTGCTTCTACTACGCCTCGGCATCGAATGGCGCCGCGGGGTGCCCGACAATCTCCCCGAACCCTGGTAGTGGCAAGACTGCGGTACTGAACCCGCGTGGCTACAAGACGACCTACACTTTCGACTCTTCCTTCAGAACAACGCAGGTTCTGAACCACCTTGGCGGGACAACGACCTACACCTACGACAGCAACGACAATACTTTGTGCGTCACAGATCCGCTGGGCCGTAAGACATCCTTTTCTTACGGGACCGCCGGGAACGTAACCCAGGCCATCGACGCCCTGAACACCAACTCGAACTGCAGCCTCATCGCCAACGGCAAGAAGTGGACATTCACCTATACGTCCCTCAACGACCTCGACACCGCTACTGACCCGCTTGGCCGCGTCACGGACTACGCCTACAACGCCAGCGGCAATCTCGTCGAGGTGCACTTTAAGGACGCCTCAGGGGTAATCAAGAAGAGGGACTGCTTCACGGTCAATGCTCAAGGTCTGATTACTGAGGCCATAGCCTCCACTACCCTCACGGACTGCACCGGCTACAAGACCAAATACGAATACAATGCCGCGGGCGACATGAGTGCAAAGGTCGATCCGCGCTTCGCGGTACCGGGCACGCCGAAGACGACGTTCTCTTACGACGGTGCAGGGCGGCTCACTTCAGTAACAGACGAACTCGGGCGTGTAACAGCGTTTACTTATAACGCCCGCGGCCACAGGCTGACGGTCACAGATAGTCTCAATAACACGACAACTTACACCTACAACTGGCGCGGCGCTATCCTGACTGTAACCGACCCTCTGAACAGGACCACCACCTTCACCTATGACAACCTGTACCGCACCGCCACCGTGACGGACGCGGCTAACGGAGTTACGTTGTACGCGTACGACGCCAACAGCAACGTTACCAGTGTTACCAATGCGCGTGGGAAAACCAGCACCGCCGCGTATGATGCCCTGGACCGCGTGACCTCGACGACGGACCCTAACAACCTGACCACCTCACTTCAGTACGACGCAGCTGGGAACGTAACTCAGCGCACAGACGCGCGGAGTTGCGTAACCGGGTATGCGTACGATGCGCTCAATCGCTTGACCGCCGTGACCTACACGACCTGCGGATCAATTGCCACCTCGAGCGTGAGCTTCCAGTACGACGCGATGAGTAACCGCACCCAAATGACAGACGGGACGGGCACGACGACCTATGGATACGACGC
The sequence above is drawn from the Dehalococcoidia bacterium genome and encodes:
- a CDS encoding aldo/keto reductase, which gives rise to MEYRNLGNSGLQVSVIGLGCNNFGMRLDADATRAVVEKCIDMGITFFDTADVYGGRGKSEEFLAPVLKPHRRNIVIATKSASPMGEGPYWRGASRKYLMHAVDDCLRRLDTDYIDLYQIHFPDTSTPTEETMRALDDMVRSGKVRYIGCSNYAAWQVVESQWVAKTHNLTPFITAQNQYNLLERSIERELVPACKKYGLSVLPYFPLASGFLTGKYRPGEPPPEGTRLAGMGPMASRILNERNYDTLMKLEAVAQRTGHTMLELAIGWLASQPFIGSVIAGATKPEQVEQNVRAAEYRLTPEEMKEIDEILGVGQPQGRGR
- the ilvA gene encoding threonine ammonia-lyase, producing the protein MVTIDDIRAAAGVVYGVAVETPCLHSLSLSETFGAPVYLKAECLQHTGSFKVRGAANRIAMLTPEQRASGVVTASAGNHAQGVAIAARAAGVSAKVVMPKNAALAKLQATRGYGATVLLQGESFAEAQDAAFAIAAEERRVMVPPFDDDAIIAGQGTVGLELAEQCRAAQLVLVPVGGGGLIAGVATAVKALLPSAKVVGVQAAAAPAAARSLAEHRRAHVDPRPTLADGVAVPSPGALTLPLMERYVDDIVVVDEEAIAQGIVMLLERGKLVAEGAGALGVAALIAGAVRTEGRTTAVVVSGGNIDINVLATIVQHGLLHAGRYLTLTVGLDDRPGTLASLLRLIADCSANVLEVNHIRQGMHLPVRGVAVRLLLETRDQAHIEEVAAALRAAGYVETAAEATSRSYRPSSWG
- a CDS encoding histidine phosphatase family protein codes for the protein MRLVLVRHGESVGNFEGRLQGHTDYDLTPKGRVQALKTAARLQGMGVTAVYTSPLLRAANTARAIAGQLGCPPVELPGVREYDFGSLAGATYQELRQRFGGPAVGPDGRPAERIYPGEEGREAFFTRVTAAMWEVAERHPEETVAVVSHGGPIALFSQLVLGLPYRRPMPFAIDNCSLTIIHVHDGGDPPPGRARATLLTLNDCCHLRGSEA
- a CDS encoding CoA pyrophosphatase — encoded protein: MIADIRARLSAYVHAALPVEERPRAAVLIPVYQLGDDLHIVLTKRTDRVEHHKGEISFPGGAHDPEDADLMATALRESYEEIGLHPKHVEVIGRLDDFITVSQFHVTPYVGVIDPQAAPYRWRPQEHEVAEVLEVPLPHLLDPVNLVRELRTFPDGRVSEMESFRWREHLVWGATARMLKNFLEVAVPAGGRGPAAPGPSRTAL
- the hisS gene encoding histidine--tRNA ligase; the protein is MADAKQFRAPRGVADILPEEQPYWRWVRDTAARIAESYGYQRIDTPIFEFAGVWERREAAGTDIVDKEIYRFRDRGGDELALRPDVTAGVCRAYIQHGMASRPQPVRLYYIGPVFRYDRPQAGRYRVHHQFGAEAIGDESAALDAEVIDLLRTLYDTLGLSDYLLHLNSIGDGRCRPAYIERLRAYYRDKLDRLCGDCRRRFEVNPLRLLDCKNEPCQPFKPGAPKIADYLCEACAAHFGALQSYLEALGIDFDIDHTLVRGLDYYTRTAFEFIPRGDESQQGTLGGGGRYDGLIEQLGGRPTPGVGFGTGIERIILNLKRKEVGPPPPAPPDAFIAVAAAEAQAAALRLARDLRARGATVVLGAAERSLKAQMRQADAMGARRALILGREELEGGAVTVRDLEAATQERVALGELPRLFAR
- a CDS encoding RHS repeat-associated core domain-containing protein; translated protein: MANVDGTYTLTTPGQVSYSFDASGRLTSIKDRNNNTTIVAYSSGRVSTVTGPGGKTLTFSYTSGRVTTITDSAGRTVQFAYNGSGDLVQATDVGGGVTTYSYSNHRMTSSVDPGGKTTFQNTFDSSNRVTKQVDAAGGVTCFYYASASNGAAGCPTISPNPGSGKTAVLNPRGYKTTYTFDSSFRTTQVLNHLGGTTTYTYDSNDNTLCVTDPLGRKTSFSYGTAGNVTQAIDALNTNSNCSLIANGKKWTFTYTSLNDLDTATDPLGRVTDYAYNASGNLVEVHFKDASGVIKKRDCFTVNAQGLITEAIASTTLTDCTGYKTKYEYNAAGDMSAKVDPRFAVPGTPKTTFSYDGAGRLTSVTDELGRVTAFTYNARGHRLTVTDSLNNTTTYTYNWRGAILTVTDPLNRTTTFTYDNLYRTATVTDAANGVTLYAYDANSNVTSVTNARGKTSTAAYDALDRVTSTTDPNNLTTSLQYDAAGNVTQRTDARSCVTGYAYDALNRLTAVTYTTCGSIATSSVSFQYDAMSNRTQMTDGTGTTTYGYDALNRLIGVTFPGNKVVSYQYSNVGNRSRTTYPDGKYVDYAYDAAGNITSISDWGGRQTSYAYNSAGQLTSVTLPSGTGLVGSYTYDGAGRLTGTSWVKGGSQTLAFNTYTLNAAGVRTQMVDGSGTTTYAYDNLYRLTSVTYPGSQTDTYTYDANGNRLTKNSTTYIYDNADQLTSAGSVTYSYDSNGNVTARGSDTLAWDHENRLKTATIGGVSDSYAYNGDGLRMSRTIGTQTNSYVWDVAAGLPVILQDSNGSSTTTYVYGPTGMLYWVDGLGNAAYRLTDGLGSTVALCDASGNVTDTWTYDVFGAVRSHSGPSTTEFTFTGEQNDPNGLEYLRARYYDPATGRFLSRDPLGGGYPYAGNSPTNFIDPTGLYRQCGWSDEWQATVCWESTEIGDPACSPEGDCYLYIGDGHPEHPYDRIELAERFGDACVFASAAVRHCFTGQDSYIDPNDWVRAQVYGMAVRIVNAFISSG